TCTGGGGACCCATCGCCGTTCACGAACTCCCGAACTACAAGGCGGCCAAGGACAACCCGGACATCAACCGCACCCCCCGCACCTATTATCTGCCAAAGGATCTGGCATACACGGAAGACAAATACATGCACGAGATCTTCCTCCTGGGCATGCCCTCCAAGTTCCACCTCCTGTCGGCCCCGGACAGTATCTGGGACCTCACCCGTGCCCCGGAAGGGAAGCACAGCATCCATGTGGAAGAGTTCACTGCGCCCGCCCGCATCTTCTCCCGGAAGGAATGGCGGCAACTCCATGATGAGTTCATCGACGCCATGATGGAGCAGTGGCGCAAATACGCCCCCAACATGACCAAAGACAATCTGATCGGGGAGCGTGTGGCCACGCCCATTGATATTCAGGACACCCATCTGGACATGCGGGAAGGGGGCTGGTCCGAAGGGAACTGCGGCGGTTCCCAGAGCGGCCGGTTCCGGGGGCTGCCGGGCGGACTCAGGACCTTTGTCAAAGGCCTGTACATGTGCTCCTCGGGCGTTGCCGGGGGACCTGCCATCGGACGGGGGTCCAGCTACAACTGCTACCAGGTGATCGCCGAGGACTACGGGCTCCGGAAGCCGGAGTTTTAAGGGGCGGGGGGCTTGGAGCAGGGAGCAAGGGGCGGGGAGCAGGGCATGGGGCAGGTCATTGCGGGCGCTTCGCTATGCGCTTTGCCCTTAGCGCTTGGCGCACGAAAGGAGTTTTAACATGCGGCTGAAGGAGAGGGTGGCCATTGTGACGGGCGGGGCGCGGGGACTGGGCAGGGCCTTCGCGCTTCGGTTGGCGCAGGAAGGGGCCCGTGTCATGGTCATGAACATCGTGCTCAGGGACAAGGACCTGGAGGATATGAAGGAAACGGTGCGGCAGATCCAGGACCTAGGGGGGGATGCGCGGTATTTTCAGGGGGATGTCTCCAGCGAGAACGACTGCCGCGCCATGGCCGAGGCAACCGAAGCGGCATTCGGACGTATGGACATCCTCATCAATAATGCCGCGGTGTACGAGGGTCTGGTGCGGAAGCCGTTCGACGAGATCGGCCTGGACGAATGGGACCGGGTCATGAGGGTGAACGTCAAGGGGGCCTTCCTGTGCGTGCGTTCGGTTTATCCGTACATGAAGGCGCAGCAGTATGGAAAAATCGTCAATCTCTGCTCGGAAACGGCCTTTACCGGATCCCACGGCTTTGTCCACTATGTGACATCCAAAGGAGGCATCCTGGCCATGACCCGGGCCCTGGCCGTGGAACTGGGCCCCCACAACATCTGCATCAACGCGGTTGCGCCGGGGTTCACCGACACCGAATCGAGCCGTTCTCTCACCGATGTGACCAAATATGATACCTCCAAAACCCCGCTTCAGCGCCTGGGGACCCCGGACGACATCACCGGTGCGGCCCTGTTCCTGGCCTCCCCGGAGAGCGACTTCATCACCGGGCAGACCGTGGTGGTGGATGGGGGGCGGTATATGCATTGAAGGCAGGGAGCAGGGAGCAGGGGGGAGAAAAAAGGCGCAAGGCGCAAGGCGTGAGACGAAAGTGGTTCGTTTCTTGTCGTTCCGCGTTCCGAGCTCCGCGTTCAACAGGGTGGGCATGAGGCTGCTTTCAATGTTCGTAGCTCCAAGCTCCCTGCTC
The sequence above is a segment of the Deltaproteobacteria bacterium genome. Coding sequences within it:
- a CDS encoding 3-oxoacyl-ACP reductase FabG — its product is MRLKERVAIVTGGARGLGRAFALRLAQEGARVMVMNIVLRDKDLEDMKETVRQIQDLGGDARYFQGDVSSENDCRAMAEATEAAFGRMDILINNAAVYEGLVRKPFDEIGLDEWDRVMRVNVKGAFLCVRSVYPYMKAQQYGKIVNLCSETAFTGSHGFVHYVTSKGGILAMTRALAVELGPHNICINAVAPGFTDTESSRSLTDVTKYDTSKTPLQRLGTPDDITGAALFLASPESDFITGQTVVVDGGRYMH